A genome region from Haliotis asinina isolate JCU_RB_2024 chromosome 11, JCU_Hal_asi_v2, whole genome shotgun sequence includes the following:
- the LOC137255492 gene encoding mucin-2-like, with protein sequence MAISSETALIAAHTISQSSASGEDEYDDDDGLCAGFCTPDRRLERERNHDESFDGDGKSRVARPHKRDTGRAVPDRISKDSSTTPDSFKVVGRGLLLFVNDVVKITRKSLLKLTEQIDNSDLDPWGTSPSEDSEIPKSDGLADESAKTFDDKTDVQKCHADKDTPDTEPEKFKASTGINVLYVTISCMFHKVPAASERFCTNVPQFKVAISAHIERIGKVDAALPSFTPPQTVIEDCSGSSLDLVFVIHSRIGAVSPNLTKDLLTHILQSASIDDGKVRVALMTFDVNIRTKFYLNTYSSREAIISAIDSVQYQPWFFTNTALGLWAVRHQMVVESAGDRPGVPNVAILVTQSASNIMYGPTFKMADEAKAAGIRIFVIGVQDADVDEIEAIASPPASLNSMKGQHLNELQLMKDYVFGMICTAIHHSMASNVPTSSDITTIGSATVTARLSTWVSGRAISIAEKILSARTTTWMGGAATSIVTKATTTATTGDAITTAAQTPTAGDTVTTTAQTTTTGETTTTTPKATTVDDTTTTKPERTTTGDATTTTPETTTTGDRITTRSQTTTTAETVTTTARATTTGSTNTTPITFAIGETPTTTPKTTAIGDTITTKPQTTTTSTPETTTTGDTITTAAETTTTGATTTTTPETTTAGDTISTTPKTSTTADEPTTTSETTTTGGTITTTLETTTTGEITITTPETTTTAEASSITHQTSTAGDAINRTTETTATGETTTRTPQTNATGDTTTSTPETTTTGETTTTTAQTTTTSATTTTTPQTTTTGDTTITTPETATTGDTITTKPQTTTTGDTTTSTPEATTTGETTTTTAQTTTTGATTTTTPQTTTTGDTTITTPETAATGDTTTTTPERTTTGDRTTSTPETTTTGDTITTTPQTITAGDTITTTPETTTTFDTTTTTPQTSATAEATTTKSQTSTIGVKISTTSETTTTGGTISTTPDTTTTGDTTTTTPQTTTIVDTTTGTPQTATTSGTITTTPEATTKGDTTTTTHETTTTFDTTTSTPETTTTFDTTTTTPKTSATAVATTTNSQTSTIGDPITTTPETSNIGDKISTTSETTTTGGTTSTTPDTTTAGDTTTITPQTTTTGDTITTTPESTTTGTTTPDTTTAGGTTTTTPQRTTTGDTITTTPESTTTGTTTPDTTTAGGTTTTTPQRTTTGATITTTPQTDTMAEAPYTTPEISTTGDSITAAVQTTTTGDTITTTLETTTTGATTTTTPETTTTGATTTTTPQTTTIGDPITTTPQTSSFGDKISTTSQTSTTGGTISTTPDTTTAGDTITTTPQTTTTGDTITTTTQTDTMAEAPSTTPETTTTGDAITASAKTTTSGDIITTTAQATATGGTIITTLQTMTTAAGNSTADTGTTDTTAVIADCSGSSLDLVFVIHSRIGAVSPNLTKDLLTHILQSASIDDGKVRVALMTFDVNIRTKFYLNTYSSREAIISAIDSVQYQPWFFTNTALGLWAVRHQMFVESAGDRPGVPNVAILVTQSASNIMYGPTFKMADEAKAAGIRIFVIGVQDADVDEIEAIASPPASLNSMKGQHLNELQLMKDYVFGMICTGDTITTAAETTTTGDTTTTTPETTTTGATTTTIPQTTTAGDTISTTPKTSTTADEPTTTSETTTTGGTITTTLETTTTGEITITTPETTTTAEASSITHQTSTAGDAINRTTETTATGETTTRTPQTNATGETTTTTAQTTTTRDTTTTTPQTTTTGDTTITTPETATTGDTTTTTPETTTTGDTITTKPQTTTTGDTTTSTPEATTTGETTTTTAQTTTTGATTTTTPQTTTTGDTTITTPETAATGGTTTTTPETTTTGDRTTTTPETTTTGDTITTTPQTITACDIITTTPETTTTFDTTTTTPQTSATAEATTTKSQTSTIGVKISTTSETTTTGGTISTTPDTTTAGDTATTTPQTTTTGDTITTATQTDTMAEAPSTTPETSYTGASITTTTTTTTVDTTTTTPQTTTIVDTTTGTPQTTTTSGTITTTPEATTKGDTTTTTHETTTTFDTTTSTPETTTTFDTTTTTPKTSATAVATTTNSQTSTIGDPITTTPETSNIGDKISTTSETTTTGGTTSTTPDTTTAGDTTPDTTTAGGTTTTTPQRTTTGATITTTPQTDTMAEAPYTTPEISTTGDSITAAVQTTTTGDTITTTLETTTTGATTTTTPETTTTGATTTTTPQTTTIGDPITTTPQTSSFGDKISTTSETSTTGGTISTTPDTTTAGDTITTTPQTTTTGDTITTTTQTDTMAEAPSTTPETTTTGDAITASAKTTTTGDIITTTAQATATGGTIITTLQTMTTAAGNSTADTGTTDTTVSVRCICYVRCDKAETPSPEEFEKEFQSLILPKNELSKQTAAKLSTKNTEREERTGQFSCVIMLIPYIFILVWDLLDLLKYINREWLNNEKRKFY encoded by the exons GAAAGGTGGATGCAGCTTTACCCAGTTTCACACCTCCACAGA cagTGATTGAAGATTGCTCAGGATCCTCATTAGATTTGGTGTTTGTGATTCATTCTCGTATTGGAGCAGTATCCCCAAACCTAACAAAAGATCTTCTGACCCACATCCTCCAATCAGCCAGCATTGATGATGGGAAGGTTAGAGTTGCTCTCATGACATTTGATGTCAACATCAGGACCAAGTTCTACCTGAATACCTATTCCAGCAGAGAGGCAATCATCAGTGCCATCGATAGTGTCCAGTACCAGCCATGGTTCTTCACCAACACTGCTCTAGGTCTGTGGGCCGTGAGACACCAGATGGTCGTAGAGTCTGCAGGAGACAGACCGGGTGTTCCCAATGTGGCCATCCTCGTCACTCAGTCAGCGTCAAACATAATGTACGGGCCCACCTTCAAGATGGCTGATGAGGCTAAGGCAGCAGGGATACGCATCTTTGTCATTGGGGTCCAAGATGCTGATGTGGATGAGATTGAAGCTATTGCTTCACCACCTGCGTCACTCAACTCCATGAAGGGCCAGCATCTAAATGAGTTGCAGTTGATGAAAGATTATGTCTTTGGAATGATATGTACAG CGATTCATCATTCAATGGCGTCCAACGTGCCAACATCATCAGACATTACGACAATAGGATCAGCAACAGTGACAGCAAGGTTGAGCACTTGGGTAAGTGGAAGAGCCATTTCTATAGCTGAAAAGATCTTGTCAGCTAGAACAACAACCTGGATGGGTGGAGCGGCAACTTCCATTGTAACTAAAGCAACCACGACCGCTACTACAGGTGATGCAATCACCACAGCAGCTCAAACACCTACTGCAGGTGACACAGTCACCACAACTGCCCAAACAACTACGACAGGtgaaacaactacaacaacacctAAAGCAactactgttgatgacacaaccaCTACAAAACCTGAAAGAACTACTACAGGTGACGCAACCACTACAACACctgaaacaactactacaggTGACAGAATCACTACAAGATCTCAAACAACCACTACAGCTGAAACAGTCACAACAACAGCTCGAGCAACCACTACAGGTAGCACAAACACCACACCTATAACATTTGCTATAGGTGAAACACCTACCACAACACCTAAAACAACTGCTATAGGTGACACAATCACCACAAAACCTCAAACAACTACCACCTCAACACctgaaacaactactacaggTGACACAATCACGACAGCAGctgaaacaactactacaggtgccacaaccaccacaacacctGAAACAACCACTGCAGGTGACACAATCAGCACAACACCTAAAACAAGCACTACAGCTGACGAACCTACCACAACATCTGAAACAACCACTACAGGTGGCACAATCACAACGACACTTGAAACAACTACTACGGGGGAAATAACTatcacaacacctgaaacaactactacagcTGAAGCATCTTCCATAACACATCAAACAAGTACTGCAGGTGATGCAATCAACAGAACAACTGAAACAACTGCTACAGGTGAAACAACTACCAGAACACCTCAAACAAATGCTACAGGTGACACAACCACCTCAACACctgaaacaactactacaggtgaaacaacaaccacaacagctcaaacaactactactagtgccacaaccaccacaacacctCAAACAACTACTACTGgtgacacaaccatcacaacacctgaaacagCTACTACAGGTGACACAATCACCACAAAACCTCAAACAACTACCACTGGTGACACAACCACCTCAACACCTGAAGCAACTACTACAGGTGAAACAACTACCACAACAGCTCAAACAACTACTACTGGtgccacaaccaccacaactcCTCAAACAACTACTACTGgtgacacaaccatcacaacaccCGAAACAGCTGCTACAGGtgacacaaccaccacaacacctGAAAGAACTACTACAGGTGACAGAACCACCTCAACACCTGAAACAACTACCACAGGTGACACAATCACCACAACACCTCAAACAATCACTGCAGGTGACACAATCACCACGACACCTGAAACAACTACTACATTTGacacaaccacaacaacacCTCAAACATCTGCTACAGCTGAAGCAACTACCACAAAATCTCAAACATCTACCATTGGTGTCAAAATCTCCACAACATctgaaacaactactacaggTGGCACAATCAGCACAACACCTGATACAACTACTACTGGTGACACGACCACCACAACACCTCAAACAACCACTATAGTTGACACAACCACCGGAACACCGCAAACAGCTACTACATCTGGCACAATAACCACGACACCTGAAGCAACTACTAAAGGTGACacaaccactacaacacatgAAACAACTACTACATTTGACACAACCACCTCAACACCTGAAACAACTACTACATTTGacacaaccacaacaacacCTAAAACATCTGCTACAGCTGTAGCAACTACCACAAACTCGCAAACATCTACTATTGGTGACCCAATCACCACAACACCTGAAACATCTAATATTGGTGACAAAATCTCCACAACATctgaaacaactactacaggTGGCACAACCAGCACAACACCTGATACAACCACTGCTGGTGACACAACCACAATAACACCTCAAACAACTACTACAGGTGACACAATCACCACAACACCTGAATCAACTACTACTGGTACCACAACACCTGATACAACCACTGCTGGTGGCACAACCACAACAACACCTCAAAGAACTACTACAGGTGACACAATCACCACAACACCTGAATCAACTACTACTGGTACCACAACACCTGATACAACCACTGCTGGTGGCACAACCACAACAACACCTCAAAGAACTACTACAGGTGCCACAATCACCACAACACCTCAAACAGATACTATGGCTGAAGCACCTTACACAACACCTGAAATATCTACTACAGGTGACTCAATCACCGCAGCAGTTCAAACAACTACTACAGGTGACACGATCACCACAACACTtgaaacaactactacaggTGCCACAACAACCACGACACCTGAAACAACTACGACAGGtgccacaaccaccacaacaccgCAAACAACTACTATTGGTGACCCAATCACCACAACACCTCAAACATCTAGTTTTGGTGACAAAATCTCCACAACATCTCAAACATCTACTACAGGTGGCACAATCAGCACAACACCTGATACAACCACTGCTGGTGACACAATCACGACAACACCTCAAACAACTACTACTGGTGACACAATCACCACAACAACTCAAACAGATACTATGGCTGAAGCACCTTCCACAACACCTGAAACTACTACTACAGGTGACGCAATCACCGCATCGGCTAAAACAACTACTTCTGGTGACATAATTACGACAACAGCTCAAGCAACTGCTACAGGTGGCACAATCATCACAACACTTCAAACAATGACCACAGCAGCTGGAAATTCTACTGCAGACACTGGAACTACTGACACAACGG cagTGATTGCAGATTGCTCAGGATCCTCATTAGATTTGGTGTTTGTGATTCATTCTCGTATTGGAGCAGTATCCCCAAACCTAACAAAAGATCTTCTGACCCACATCCTCCAATCAGCCAGCATTGATGATGGGAAGGTTAGAGTTGCTCTCATGACATTTGATGTCAACATCAGGACCAAGTTCTACCTGAATACCTATTCCAGCAGAGAGGCAATCATCAGTGCCATCGATAGTGTCCAGTACCAGCCATGGTTCTTCACCAACACTGCTCTAGGTCTGTGGGCCGTGAGACACCAGATGTTCGTAGAGTCTGCAGGAGACAGACCGGGTGTTCCCAATGTGGCCATCCTCGTCACTCAGTCAGCGTCAAACATAATGTACGGGCCCACCTTCAAGATGGCTGATGAGGCTAAGGCAGCAGGGATACGCATCTTTGTCATTGGGGTCCAAGATGCTGATGTGGATGAGATTGAAGCTATTGCTTCACCACCTGCGTCACTCAACTCCATGAAGGGCCAGCATCTAAATGAGTTGCAGTTGATGAAAGATTATGTCTTTGGAATGATATGTACAG gTGACACAATCACGACAGCAGctgaaacaactactacaggtgacacaaccaccacaacacctGAAACAACTACTACTGGTGCCACAACCACCACAATACCTCAAACAACCACTGCAGGTGACACAATCAGCACAACACCTAAAACAAGCACTACAGCTGACGAACCTACCACAACATCTGAAACAACCACTACAGGTGGCACAATCACAACGACACTTGAAACAACTACTACGGGGGAAATAACTatcacaacacctgaaacaactactacagcTGAAGCATCTTCCATAACACATCAAACAAGTACTGCAGGTGATGCAATCAACAGAACAACTGAAACAACTGCTACAGGTGAAACAACTACCAGAACACCTCAAACAAATGCTACAGGTGAAACAACTACCACAACAGCTCAAACAACTACTACTCGtgacacaaccaccacaacacctCAAACAACTACTACTGgtgacacaaccatcacaacacctgaaacagCTACTACAGGtgacacaaccaccacaacacctgaaacaactactacaggTGACACAATCACCACAAAACCTCAAACAACTACCACTGGTGACACAACCACTTCAACACCTGAAGCAACTACTACAGGTGAAACAACTACCACAACAGCTCAAACAACTACTACTGGtgccacaaccaccacaacacctCAAACAACTACTACTGgtgacacaaccatcacaacaccCGAAACAGCTGCTACAGGTggcacaaccaccacaacacctgaaacaactactacaggTGACAGAACCACCACAACACCTGAAACAACTACCACAGGTGACACAATCACCACAACACCTCAAACAATCACTGCATGTGACATAATCACCACGACACCTGAAACAACTACTACATTtgacacaaccaccacaacacctCAAACATCTGCTACAGCTGAAGCAACTACCACAAAATCTCAAACATCTACCATTGGTGTCAAAATCTCCACAACATctgaaacaactactacaggTGGCACAATCAGCACAACACCTGATACAACCACTGCTGGTGACACAGCCACCACAACACCTCAAACAACTACTACTGGTGACACAATCACCACAGCAACTCAAACAGATACTATGGCTGAAGCACCTTCCACAACACCTGAAACATCTTATACAGGTGCTTcaatcactactactactacaactactactgttGACACGACCACCACAACACCTCAAACAACCACTATAGTTGACACAACCACCGGAACACCGCAAACAACTACTACATCTGGCACAATAACCACGACACCTGAAGCAACTACTAAAGGTGACacaaccactacaacacatgAAACAACTACTACATTTGACACAACCACCTCAACACCTGAAACAACTACTACATTTGacacaaccacaacaacacCTAAAACATCTGCTACAGCTGTAGCAACTACCACAAACTCGCAAACATCTACTATTGGTGACCCAATCACCACAACACCTGAAACATCTAATATTGGTGACAAAATCTCCACAACATctgaaacaactactacaggTGGCACAACCAGCACAACACCTGATACAACCACTGCTGGTGACACAACACCTGATACAACCACTGCTGGTGGCACAACCACAACAACACCTCAAAGAACTACTACAGGTGCCACAATCACCACAACACCTCAAACAGATACTATGGCTGAAGCACCTTACACAACACCTGAAATATCTACTACAGGTGACTCAATCACCGCAGCAGTTCAAACAACTACTACAGGTGACACGATCACCACAACACTtgaaacaactactacaggTGCCACAACAACCACGACACCTGAAACAACTACGACAGGtgccacaaccaccacaacaccgCAAACAACTACTATTGGTGACCCAATCACCACAACACCTCAAACATCTAGTTTTGGTGACAAAATCTCTACAACATCTGAAACATCTACTACAGGTGGCACAATCAGCACAACACCTGATACAACCACTGCTGGTGACACAATCACGACAACACCTCAAACAACTACTACTGGTGACACAATCACCACAACAACTCAAACAGATACTATGGCTGAAGCACCTTCCACAACACCTGAAACTACTACTACAGGTGACGCAATCACCGCATCGGCTAAAACAACTACTACTGGTGACATAATTACGACAACAGCTCAAGCAACTGCTACAGGTGGCACAATCATCACAACACTTCAAACAATGACCACAGCAGCTGGAAATTCTACTGCAGACACTGGAACTACTGACACAACGG TCAGTGTCCGTTGCATCTGCTACGTACGATGTGACAAAGCAGAAACACCATCTCCAGAAGAGTTTGAGAAAGAGTTTCAATCTCTGATTCTTCCTAAAAACGAGCTCTCAAAGCAGACAGCAGCAAAACTATCCACCAAGAATacagagagagaagagagaacGGGGCAATTCTCCTGTGTCATCATGCTCATACCGTACATTTTCATCCTAGTCTGGGACCTCCTTGACCTCTTGAAGTACATCAACAGGGAGTGGCTCAATAATGAGAAGAGGAAGTTTTACTGA